A part of Aspergillus flavus chromosome 1, complete sequence genomic DNA contains:
- a CDS encoding glutamine synthetase produces MSESTTISNTENLMKYMNLDQRGRVQAEYVWIDSVGGCRSKTKTLSKKVTSVDELPEWNFDGSSTGQAPGDNSDVYLRPVAIYPDPFRLGDNILVLCETWDSDGTPNKYNHRHDANRLMEVNAKEEFWFGLEQEYTLLGNDGWPYGWPKGGFPGAQGPYYCGVGTGKVYCRDIVEAHYRACLYAGINISGINAEVMPSQWEYQVGPCPGIEMGDQLWMSRFLLHRVAEEFGVRISFDPKPIKGEWNGAGLHSNVSTVATRAEGGMKAIEAYMKKFEARHVEHIAVYGEGNEERLTGRHETGSIDKFSYGVADRGGSIRIPRQVAKDGKGYFEDRRPASNACPYQITGIIVETICGSN; encoded by the exons ATG TCTGAATCAACAACCATCTCCAACACGGAGAAT CTCATGAAGTACATGAACCTCGACCAGCGCGGACGCGTGCAGGCCGAGTATGTCTGGATTGACTCCGTTGGTGGATGCCGCAGCAAGACCAAG ACTCTCTCTAAGAAGGTTACGTCCGTTGACGAACTCCCCGAATGGAACTTCGACGGTTCCTCAACCGGCCAGGCCCCTGGTGACAACTCCGATGTCTACCTGCGTCCCGTTGCTATCTACCCCGACCCTTTCCGTCTTGGTGacaacatcctcgtcctTTGCGAAACCTGGGATTCGGATGGAACCCCTAACAAGTACAACCACCGCCACGATGCCAACCGCCTGATGGAGGTCAACGCCAAGGAGGAGTTCTGGTTCGGTCTTGAGCAGGAGTACACCCTCCTCGGTAACGATGGCTGGCCTTACGGATGGCCCAAGGGCGGTTTCCCCGGTGCCCAGGGTCCTTACTACTGCGGTGTTGGAACTGGCAAGGTTTACTGCCGTGACATCGTCGAGGCTCACTACCGTGCTTGCTTGTACGCCGGCATCAACATCTCTGGTATCAACGCCGAGGTCATGCCCTCCCAGTGGGAGTACCAGGTTGGCCCCTGCCCCGGTATCGAGA tgGGCGACCAGCTTTGGATGTCCcgtttcctcctccaccgtGTCGCTGAAGAGTTCGGCGTTCGTATCTCCTTCGACCCCAAGCCCATCAAGGGTGAATGGAACGGAGCTGGTCTCCACAGCAACGTCTCCACCGTCGCCACTCGTGCTGAGGGTGGTATGAAGGCCATTGAGGCTTACATGAAGAAGTTCGAGGCCCGTCACGTTGAGCACATTGCTGTCTACGGTGAGGGTAACGAGGAGCGTCTCACTGGCCGCCACGAGACCGGCAGCATTGATAAGTTCAGCTACGGTGTTGCCGACCGTGGTGGTAGCATTCGTATTCCTCGCCAGGTGGCTAAGGATGGCAAGGGTTACTTCGAGGACCGCCGCCCCGCCAGCAATGCTTGCCCTTACCAAATCACTGGTATCATCGTTGAGACT ATTTGCGGTAGCAACTAG